One Ricinus communis isolate WT05 ecotype wild-type chromosome 1, ASM1957865v1, whole genome shotgun sequence DNA window includes the following coding sequences:
- the LOC8264732 gene encoding COBW domain-containing protein 1 isoform X4 — MENEEDPPVAVEIASESERPPTDDVSVGVTVITGYLGAGKSTLVNHILNSQHGKRIAVILNEFGEEIGVERAMINEGEGGALVEEWVELANGCICCTVKHSLVQALEQLVQMKERLDHIIIETTGLANPAPLASVLWLDDQLESTVKLDSIVTDVVILNKVDLVSSEGPEALEELEKEIHNINSLANIIHSVRCHVDLSKILNCQAYDATHHSHLETLLEESKSLSTRDIHDGGVRTVCICESQQVDLDKVRLWLEEILWDKKDDMDVYRCKGVLKVQNSDELHTLQAVREIYDIVPARKWKGSENPMNKIVFIGHNLNENVLIDSFRGCAVTT, encoded by the exons ATGGAGAATGAAGAGGACCCACCAGTCGCAGTTGAAATCGCATCCGAGTCAGAACGACCCCCGACGGATGACGTCTCGGTTGGCGTTACCGTTATCACTGGATATCTCGGTGCTGGCAAATCCACT CTTGTTAACCATATCTTGAATTCACAACACGGAAAGAGAATTGCTGTGATATTGAATGAGTTCGGTGAAGAGATAGGAGTAGAGAGAGCAATGATAAATGAAGGAGAAGGAGGTGCTCTTGTTGAAGAATGGGTTGAGCTAGCAAATGGGTGTATTTGTTGCACTGTTAAACATAGTTTGGTTCAAGCACTTGAGCAACTTGTACAAATGAAGGAAAG ACTTGATCATATTATAATTGAGACCACTGGATTAGCGAATCCTGCTCCTCTTGCATCTGTTCTTTGGTTGGATGATCAGCTGGAATCAACTGTCAAGCTTGATTCTATAGTCACT GATGTTGTCATTCTTAACAAAGTTGATTTGGTTTCTTCAGAGGGTCCTGAGGCCTTGGAGGAATTGGAGAAGGAAATACATAACATTAACTCCCTTGCCAATATCATTCATTCTGTTCGGTGTCATGTTGACTTGTCAAAGATATTAAACTGCCAAGCATATGATGCTACT CATCACTCTCATTTGGAAACATTGTTGGAAGAAAGCAAGTCACTATCTACAAGGGATATTCATGATGGTGGTGTGCGAACTGTTTGCATTTGTGAGTCACAGCAGGTTGATCTTGATAAG GTTCGTTTATGGCTTGAGGAGATCTTATGGGATAAGAAAGATGACATGGATGTTTATCGTTGCAAAGGGGTTTTAAAGGTGCAGAACTCTGATGAACTACATACTCTGCAG GCTGTCAGGGAGATATATGATATTGTCCCAGCTCGGAAATGGAAAGGATCCGAAAATCCAATGAACAAGATAGTTTTTATTG GACATAATCTGAATGAGAATGTTCTTATTGATTCCTTTAGAGGTTGTGCAGTAACAACTTAG
- the LOC8264732 gene encoding COBW domain-containing protein 1 isoform X3, translating into MENEEDPPVAVEIASESERPPTDDVSVGVTVITGYLGAGKSTLVNHILNSQHGKRIAVILNEFGEEIGVERAMINEGEGGALVEEWVELANGCICCTVKHSLVQALEQLVQMKESRLDHIIIETTGLANPAPLASVLWLDDQLESTVKLDSIVTDVVILNKVDLVSSEGPEALEELEKEIHNINSLANIIHSVRCHVDLSKILNCQAYDATHHSHLETLLEESKSLSTRDIHDGGVRTVCICESQQVDLDKVRLWLEEILWDKKDDMDVYRCKGVLKVQNSDELHTLQAVREIYDIVPARKWKGSENPMNKIVFIGHNLNENVLIDSFRGCAVTT; encoded by the exons ATGGAGAATGAAGAGGACCCACCAGTCGCAGTTGAAATCGCATCCGAGTCAGAACGACCCCCGACGGATGACGTCTCGGTTGGCGTTACCGTTATCACTGGATATCTCGGTGCTGGCAAATCCACT CTTGTTAACCATATCTTGAATTCACAACACGGAAAGAGAATTGCTGTGATATTGAATGAGTTCGGTGAAGAGATAGGAGTAGAGAGAGCAATGATAAATGAAGGAGAAGGAGGTGCTCTTGTTGAAGAATGGGTTGAGCTAGCAAATGGGTGTATTTGTTGCACTGTTAAACATAGTTTGGTTCAAGCACTTGAGCAACTTGTACAAATGAAGGAAAG TAGACTTGATCATATTATAATTGAGACCACTGGATTAGCGAATCCTGCTCCTCTTGCATCTGTTCTTTGGTTGGATGATCAGCTGGAATCAACTGTCAAGCTTGATTCTATAGTCACT GATGTTGTCATTCTTAACAAAGTTGATTTGGTTTCTTCAGAGGGTCCTGAGGCCTTGGAGGAATTGGAGAAGGAAATACATAACATTAACTCCCTTGCCAATATCATTCATTCTGTTCGGTGTCATGTTGACTTGTCAAAGATATTAAACTGCCAAGCATATGATGCTACT CATCACTCTCATTTGGAAACATTGTTGGAAGAAAGCAAGTCACTATCTACAAGGGATATTCATGATGGTGGTGTGCGAACTGTTTGCATTTGTGAGTCACAGCAGGTTGATCTTGATAAG GTTCGTTTATGGCTTGAGGAGATCTTATGGGATAAGAAAGATGACATGGATGTTTATCGTTGCAAAGGGGTTTTAAAGGTGCAGAACTCTGATGAACTACATACTCTGCAG GCTGTCAGGGAGATATATGATATTGTCCCAGCTCGGAAATGGAAAGGATCCGAAAATCCAATGAACAAGATAGTTTTTATTG GACATAATCTGAATGAGAATGTTCTTATTGATTCCTTTAGAGGTTGTGCAGTAACAACTTAG
- the LOC8264732 gene encoding COBW domain-containing protein 1 isoform X1, which produces MENEEDPPVAVEIASESERPPTDDVSVGVTVITGYLGAGKSTLVNHILNSQHGKRIAVILNEFGEEIGVERAMINEGEGGALVEEWVELANGCICCTVKHSLVQALEQLVQMKESRLDHIIIETTGLANPAPLASVLWLDDQLESTVKLDSIVTVVDAKNLPFQLNNHRSSTSFPEAFLQIAFADVVILNKVDLVSSEGPEALEELEKEIHNINSLANIIHSVRCHVDLSKILNCQAYDATHHSHLETLLEESKSLSTRDIHDGGVRTVCICESQQVDLDKVRLWLEEILWDKKDDMDVYRCKGVLKVQNSDELHTLQAVREIYDIVPARKWKGSENPMNKIVFIGHNLNENVLIDSFRGCAVTT; this is translated from the exons ATGGAGAATGAAGAGGACCCACCAGTCGCAGTTGAAATCGCATCCGAGTCAGAACGACCCCCGACGGATGACGTCTCGGTTGGCGTTACCGTTATCACTGGATATCTCGGTGCTGGCAAATCCACT CTTGTTAACCATATCTTGAATTCACAACACGGAAAGAGAATTGCTGTGATATTGAATGAGTTCGGTGAAGAGATAGGAGTAGAGAGAGCAATGATAAATGAAGGAGAAGGAGGTGCTCTTGTTGAAGAATGGGTTGAGCTAGCAAATGGGTGTATTTGTTGCACTGTTAAACATAGTTTGGTTCAAGCACTTGAGCAACTTGTACAAATGAAGGAAAG TAGACTTGATCATATTATAATTGAGACCACTGGATTAGCGAATCCTGCTCCTCTTGCATCTGTTCTTTGGTTGGATGATCAGCTGGAATCAACTGTCAAGCTTGATTCTATAGTCACT GTTGTAGATGCCAAAAATCTTCCTTTCCAGCTCAACAACCATCGCAGCTCAACTTCATTCCCTGAAGCATTTCTTCAAATTGCATTTGCG GATGTTGTCATTCTTAACAAAGTTGATTTGGTTTCTTCAGAGGGTCCTGAGGCCTTGGAGGAATTGGAGAAGGAAATACATAACATTAACTCCCTTGCCAATATCATTCATTCTGTTCGGTGTCATGTTGACTTGTCAAAGATATTAAACTGCCAAGCATATGATGCTACT CATCACTCTCATTTGGAAACATTGTTGGAAGAAAGCAAGTCACTATCTACAAGGGATATTCATGATGGTGGTGTGCGAACTGTTTGCATTTGTGAGTCACAGCAGGTTGATCTTGATAAG GTTCGTTTATGGCTTGAGGAGATCTTATGGGATAAGAAAGATGACATGGATGTTTATCGTTGCAAAGGGGTTTTAAAGGTGCAGAACTCTGATGAACTACATACTCTGCAG GCTGTCAGGGAGATATATGATATTGTCCCAGCTCGGAAATGGAAAGGATCCGAAAATCCAATGAACAAGATAGTTTTTATTG GACATAATCTGAATGAGAATGTTCTTATTGATTCCTTTAGAGGTTGTGCAGTAACAACTTAG
- the LOC8264732 gene encoding COBW domain-containing protein 1 isoform X2, whose protein sequence is MENEEDPPVAVEIASESERPPTDDVSVGVTVITGYLGAGKSTLVNHILNSQHGKRIAVILNEFGEEIGVERAMINEGEGGALVEEWVELANGCICCTVKHSLVQALEQLVQMKERLDHIIIETTGLANPAPLASVLWLDDQLESTVKLDSIVTVVDAKNLPFQLNNHRSSTSFPEAFLQIAFADVVILNKVDLVSSEGPEALEELEKEIHNINSLANIIHSVRCHVDLSKILNCQAYDATHHSHLETLLEESKSLSTRDIHDGGVRTVCICESQQVDLDKVRLWLEEILWDKKDDMDVYRCKGVLKVQNSDELHTLQAVREIYDIVPARKWKGSENPMNKIVFIGHNLNENVLIDSFRGCAVTT, encoded by the exons ATGGAGAATGAAGAGGACCCACCAGTCGCAGTTGAAATCGCATCCGAGTCAGAACGACCCCCGACGGATGACGTCTCGGTTGGCGTTACCGTTATCACTGGATATCTCGGTGCTGGCAAATCCACT CTTGTTAACCATATCTTGAATTCACAACACGGAAAGAGAATTGCTGTGATATTGAATGAGTTCGGTGAAGAGATAGGAGTAGAGAGAGCAATGATAAATGAAGGAGAAGGAGGTGCTCTTGTTGAAGAATGGGTTGAGCTAGCAAATGGGTGTATTTGTTGCACTGTTAAACATAGTTTGGTTCAAGCACTTGAGCAACTTGTACAAATGAAGGAAAG ACTTGATCATATTATAATTGAGACCACTGGATTAGCGAATCCTGCTCCTCTTGCATCTGTTCTTTGGTTGGATGATCAGCTGGAATCAACTGTCAAGCTTGATTCTATAGTCACT GTTGTAGATGCCAAAAATCTTCCTTTCCAGCTCAACAACCATCGCAGCTCAACTTCATTCCCTGAAGCATTTCTTCAAATTGCATTTGCG GATGTTGTCATTCTTAACAAAGTTGATTTGGTTTCTTCAGAGGGTCCTGAGGCCTTGGAGGAATTGGAGAAGGAAATACATAACATTAACTCCCTTGCCAATATCATTCATTCTGTTCGGTGTCATGTTGACTTGTCAAAGATATTAAACTGCCAAGCATATGATGCTACT CATCACTCTCATTTGGAAACATTGTTGGAAGAAAGCAAGTCACTATCTACAAGGGATATTCATGATGGTGGTGTGCGAACTGTTTGCATTTGTGAGTCACAGCAGGTTGATCTTGATAAG GTTCGTTTATGGCTTGAGGAGATCTTATGGGATAAGAAAGATGACATGGATGTTTATCGTTGCAAAGGGGTTTTAAAGGTGCAGAACTCTGATGAACTACATACTCTGCAG GCTGTCAGGGAGATATATGATATTGTCCCAGCTCGGAAATGGAAAGGATCCGAAAATCCAATGAACAAGATAGTTTTTATTG GACATAATCTGAATGAGAATGTTCTTATTGATTCCTTTAGAGGTTGTGCAGTAACAACTTAG